DNA sequence from the Carboxydothermus pertinax genome:
TAAGTTTTATCAAAATAGTAGCTACAGAATGCTGAAAATACGGAAGTAAGAAAGAAGGGATTATTGAGACGGTTTTACCACAGGAAGGACATCTTAAACGGCAAATAGGGATGGAAAAATCGTTATTATTAGTAATGGCGTATCTAAAATAAAACCCATGCCGTAACAGCCTAATATGCCCTTTACAATGCGGGCAAATGTCAACCTCGGGAAAATCATTCTTTTTGCCCCGACGGGCATATTCCCGGACAGATAAGCCAAAATCATAAAAAATCATCAAAATAAATCACCCCAAATATTTTGCAAAAATTATAGCAAAATATTTGTGGTCTAAAAAGGTTAAGCCGCTGTTTTATTTTGAAAAATTTCTGGGAGCATTGGAGAAGATAATTTGCTAAATAACAATTGATTTAACAGACCATGGGCACCCAAAGGCTCATCCAATTGTTCCTCATGCACACGATTGGTTAAATGGTGAAAGACAACGAAAATTTAGGCATTTACAGAACCGGAAAAAGAAAAAATTAGAGATATTTGGAGTGAGGAGAAAGATGTATGATACTTATTTTTCGCTAAAAGAGTTTATTGATGACTTAAAAGCGGTTGGTGAAATAGAGTTTGAATATAATGGTATAATGGCAAGCATTATTCGCTTTTGTATTATGATAAAATCTATATTTGTGAGTATAACAAACCGGAAACTGAGGAAGAGTATGACACCATTGAGGAATTTTTAAATAACTACAAAATTGACGGAATGTCAATTAAAGACTTGGCGACAAGAATCAAAGTGATTTTCCACTTACCAACCACCCAGCCGAACAGGTTGAGGTGGTATTTTTATGCCTTTTTATGGGAGGTAAGTATCAAATGGCAGAAAAGGTTTCTAATAAGCCATGGATCAATTTTAGTGAAAGTGACTATGATATAAAGAACTATCATGAATGCATGCTTAATATATCTTATGCCTAAAAAGCGAATATACAAGTAAGGAAAAAATACAAAGTCTTAATCGAACCAATCTGGGATTGAAATATGGCCGAGGAGAACGACCTGCTTTGGAACGTTTTAATCAAAGGATTTAAAAAGGAAGTTGCCCGGAGGCAGTGTTGCCTTCGGGTCGTTTTTATTTTTGGAAAAAATTTTTCCGACTTATCTTTGTTAAAATTAACATAAAAAATTTTTTCCAATAAGGATGATGAATAATTTAAAGGGAATTCCGGTGGATGGAAAAAACGAGATAAGCAATATTTTGGCTAGTGGCCGGGCCAAAAAAAAGGAAAAACAAATTTTATAAAGAATTATAAAAATGTAGCAAAATTCCTAAATTTAACGAAAGGAGGGGGAAAATGATTGAAAATATCTACTGGGCGGGGCTTTTGCATGATATAGGGAAGTTCTGGCAGCGGGCAGAGAATCAGAAGTTAAAAAATGAAGAACTATCGCGTATCTTTATTAACCAGCATTATAACGATGAGCTCTTTGTTTCTTTAGTGGCCAATTACCATCAGCCTACGACTCGAGAAGAATATATTATTGCTATTGCCGATAAACTATCCGCCGGGGAAAGTGAAGACAAACAGTCAGGAGGCAATGTAGCCAGCAAACCTTTAATTTCCCTGTTTTCGTGGTTAAAGTTGACAAAGGGTAGTGACCAGGAAAAGTATGTTCCCTTAAAACTTTACGACCCCGATTCACCTCCTTACCCGGTAGCTAATAAAAACGAAGCGGTTCTCAATGGTCGGGGCTACCAGAAGCTTTGGGAAGGATTTATCCAGGAGTTGTCAAAGCATAAAGACAACCTTGCTTCAATCCTCTATTTACTGCAAAAATACCTTACTCTTATCCCCTCGTCTGCCGACAATTCCCGCGCCACCATCTCTCTTTATGACCATGCTCGAACTACTGCTGCTATTGCTGCTGCTCTATATAAGGAAGATATACCAGAACCGACTTTGCAAAAAATCCACCGGCATTTGAAAAATAAAAATTATCAGGCTCCCGAATTGCAAAAGCCCTACTTTTTACTGGTAGGGGGCGATATCGCCGGGATTCAGGACTTTTTGTATGATATTCCCATGGATAATGCAGCTAAAAACCTCAGGGGCCGTTCTTTTTTAGTAGGCTATTTAAACCGGCTGGTAGCTCTCTATCTGGTTGAAGAGTTAGGCCTATTAGAATCAAGCATCCTTCTGATTGGCGGGGGCCGCTTTACATTACTCCTTCCTTATTCTGATTTAGAAAAACTTCAGGAATTAAAAGGGCGAGTAGAGAAAATAATTTATCAGGCTTTTAACGGTAAACTTAAGTTTATCCTGGGAAGTATTCCGCTTACGATAAACGACCTGGCTGAAGGGAATATTACCAAACGCTGGGAAGAATTGGGGCAGGAATTAAACAGGGAAAAAATGAAACCGTTTTTAAGTCTAATAAAAGAGACACCGGAGCTAATATTTGGTCCTTTCGCTACTCCGGATAATATTTGCCCCATTTGTGGCAGGGAAGCAACTGGAGAAACAGGTCTTTGTTCTTTCTGTCAGAGTATTGTGGAAATGGGAGCTGAACTTCCTAAAGCTGAGATTTTACAGGAGAAAAGAGTAGTTGAAAAAAGCAGTAAAAAC
Encoded proteins:
- a CDS encoding DUF6431 domain-containing protein encodes the protein MIFYDFGLSVREYARRGKKNDFPEVDICPHCKGHIRLLRHGFYFRYAITNNNDFSIPICRLRCPSCGKTVSIIPSFLLPYFQHSVATILIKL
- the cas10 gene encoding type III-A CRISPR-associated protein Cas10/Csm1 — translated: MPKFNERRGKMIENIYWAGLLHDIGKFWQRAENQKLKNEELSRIFINQHYNDELFVSLVANYHQPTTREEYIIAIADKLSAGESEDKQSGGNVASKPLISLFSWLKLTKGSDQEKYVPLKLYDPDSPPYPVANKNEAVLNGRGYQKLWEGFIQELSKHKDNLASILYLLQKYLTLIPSSADNSRATISLYDHARTTAAIAAALYKEDIPEPTLQKIHRHLKNKNYQAPELQKPYFLLVGGDIAGIQDFLYDIPMDNAAKNLRGRSFLVGYLNRLVALYLVEELGLLESSILLIGGGRFTLLLPYSDLEKLQELKGRVEKIIYQAFNGKLKFILGSIPLTINDLAEGNITKRWEELGQELNREKMKPFLSLIKETPELIFGPFATPDNICPICGREATGETGLCSFCQSIVEMGAELPKAEILQEKRVVEKSSKNEISNVNELFLALGRQVRFSDKPERNCFNLLLNSYDFVVKNCQGFYFAPKTTAQEFEALAKKSEGIETWGVLRGDVDNLGKLFREGFADKITITSIAALSRAMGEFFGVYFNDLLKEFGDKVYTVYAGGDDFFVVGSWSVLPKVALKLRRQFTLYCAGNYDLTFSAAIKLAPNFKHPLFKVAEEARELLEEKAKTGGKDKIAFLDKAYTWDEFSRLQGLKDHIKKIVQSGGSKAIIQHLYGIKNLLYTNEQETSYSKVWRLVYQLSRYRDSLAKELQPYFREKIMDVVVFNTTEINPLASPAARWAELELRARGD